The following proteins are co-located in the Labrys monachus genome:
- a CDS encoding sugar ABC transporter ATP-binding protein produces the protein MTTASLRSAAATGAALTLSGIAKSYGPIRVLSDIGFEIGRGRVHALVGENGAGKSTLVKIITGIVQPDGGEVSIGGRAVHFATPIEARAAGISAVYQDPKLFPHLDVAENIFMGAYPRTMFGTVDRRAMYDKARASLRQLGVELDPFSLVAALSMAELQFVEIARALSTDVQLLILDEPTSPLTPAEAEQLFRIVRALRDQGKSVLFITHRLEEVEAMADDVTVLRDGRHVATGPASEFDRARIVNLMVGRSVDHLYADRTVAAPGPEMLRVEGLGLSGTFADISFSLRAGEIVGMAGLVGAGRSEIAQAIFGMTPPSAGKVVLKGEEIQPGSPAQMLQRGLAYLPEDRDGQGLIMAETVVENVTLPVIRRLARFGVLDRAGGRRMADEAVATYQVRTKGIDQVVAALSGGNRQKVAFARWLATRPAVLILDEPTHGVDVGSKAQIHRIIADLAAAGIAVLLISSDLPEVIAMSDRILVIAEGRLVGEIARADATQEAVMQAATRTVEAAHDRA, from the coding sequence ATGACGACCGCTTCCCTCCGATCCGCCGCAGCCACGGGAGCGGCCCTGACGCTGTCGGGCATCGCCAAGTCCTACGGTCCTATCCGCGTCCTCAGCGATATCGGCTTCGAGATCGGGCGGGGCAGGGTGCACGCGCTCGTCGGCGAGAACGGCGCCGGCAAGTCGACGCTGGTGAAGATCATCACCGGCATCGTGCAGCCCGACGGCGGCGAGGTCTCGATCGGCGGGCGGGCCGTGCATTTCGCGACGCCGATCGAGGCGCGCGCCGCCGGCATTTCCGCGGTCTACCAGGATCCCAAGCTGTTCCCGCATCTCGACGTCGCCGAGAACATCTTCATGGGCGCCTATCCGCGCACGATGTTCGGCACCGTCGACCGCCGGGCGATGTATGACAAGGCGAGGGCCTCGCTGCGCCAGCTCGGCGTCGAGCTCGATCCGTTCTCCCTCGTCGCCGCCCTGTCGATGGCAGAGCTGCAATTCGTCGAGATCGCCCGCGCGCTGTCGACCGACGTCCAGCTCCTCATCCTCGACGAGCCGACCTCGCCGCTGACGCCGGCCGAGGCCGAGCAGCTCTTCCGCATCGTCAGGGCGCTGCGCGACCAGGGCAAGTCGGTGCTGTTCATCACCCATCGCCTCGAGGAGGTCGAGGCGATGGCGGACGACGTCACCGTCCTGCGCGACGGCCGCCACGTCGCCACCGGCCCGGCCAGCGAATTCGACCGGGCGAGGATCGTCAACCTCATGGTCGGCCGCAGCGTCGACCATCTCTATGCGGACAGGACCGTGGCCGCGCCCGGGCCGGAAATGCTGCGCGTCGAAGGCCTCGGCCTCAGCGGCACCTTCGCCGATATCTCGTTCTCGCTGCGGGCGGGCGAGATCGTCGGCATGGCCGGCCTCGTTGGCGCCGGCCGGTCCGAGATCGCGCAGGCGATCTTCGGCATGACGCCGCCGAGCGCGGGCAAAGTGGTGCTCAAGGGCGAGGAGATCCAGCCGGGGAGCCCGGCGCAGATGCTGCAGCGCGGCCTCGCCTATCTGCCGGAGGACCGAGACGGCCAGGGCCTCATCATGGCCGAAACCGTGGTCGAGAACGTCACGCTGCCGGTCATCCGGCGGCTGGCGCGCTTCGGCGTGCTCGACCGCGCCGGCGGGCGGCGCATGGCCGACGAGGCGGTCGCCACCTACCAGGTCCGCACCAAGGGCATCGACCAGGTCGTCGCCGCGCTTTCCGGCGGCAACCGCCAGAAGGTCGCCTTCGCCCGCTGGCTCGCCACCCGGCCGGCGGTGCTGATCCTCGACGAGCCGACGCATGGCGTCGATGTCGGCAGCAAGGCGCAGATCCACCGGATTATCGCCGATCTCGCCGCCGCCGGCATCGCCGTCCTCCTCATCTCGTCCGACCTGCCGGAGGTCATCGCCATGAGCGACCGAATCCTCGTCATCGCCGAAGGGCGCCTCGTCGGCGAGATCGCCCGCGCCGACGCCACGCAGGAAGCGGTGATGCAGGCCGCCACCCGCACCGTCGAGGCTGCCCATGACCGCGCCTGA
- a CDS encoding ABC transporter permease gives MTAPDPALVPGRAPPRRNLGRLALRLRVSGVVLFLVILGIAFSILTPHFASLQNIGVIASNASILAIVAAAQAIVLLTRNLDVSVGSIMGLTAYLSADYAAHHPDVGVLLVVIALAIGAGLGAVNGLIVAYGRVSPLIATLGTMSLYRGATYVYAHGQEITSSRLPRWVLQTVDLRIGGLPLLVLVCGAVVVAAALFLRLFPFGRRIYAVGSNPLASVFYGLRTERVVLFAYTLAGLMCGFAGLLYAARVGTVTVVLASGWELTSLAGAVLGGVSVAGGSGSLIGAALGAVVLATIDNGLVLLAIPEFWRMFIQGTAIVLAVTADVLINSQIRRSLKGQRFGGKLA, from the coding sequence ATGACCGCGCCTGATCCTGCCCTCGTGCCCGGCCGGGCACCGCCCCGGCGCAATCTCGGCCGGCTGGCGCTGCGCCTGCGCGTCAGCGGCGTCGTCCTCTTCCTGGTGATCCTCGGCATCGCCTTCTCGATCCTGACGCCGCACTTCGCCAGCCTGCAGAACATCGGCGTCATCGCCTCCAACGCCTCGATCCTCGCCATCGTCGCCGCGGCGCAGGCGATCGTGCTGCTGACCCGCAACCTCGACGTCTCCGTCGGCTCCATCATGGGGCTCACTGCCTATCTCAGCGCCGATTATGCCGCCCATCATCCCGATGTCGGCGTGCTGCTGGTGGTGATCGCGCTCGCCATCGGGGCGGGGCTCGGCGCCGTCAACGGGCTGATCGTCGCCTATGGCCGGGTGTCGCCGCTGATCGCCACGCTCGGCACGATGTCGCTCTATCGCGGCGCCACCTATGTCTATGCGCACGGCCAGGAGATCACCTCGAGCCGCCTGCCGCGCTGGGTGCTCCAGACGGTGGATCTGCGTATCGGCGGCCTGCCGCTGCTGGTGCTGGTCTGCGGGGCCGTCGTCGTTGCCGCGGCGCTGTTCCTGCGGCTCTTCCCCTTCGGGCGGCGCATCTACGCCGTCGGCTCGAACCCGCTCGCCAGCGTCTTCTACGGGCTGCGCACCGAGCGTGTCGTCCTTTTCGCCTATACGCTGGCCGGCCTGATGTGCGGGTTTGCCGGCCTGCTCTACGCCGCCCGCGTCGGCACCGTCACCGTCGTGCTCGCCAGCGGCTGGGAGCTGACCTCGCTGGCGGGGGCGGTACTCGGCGGCGTCAGCGTCGCCGGCGGCTCCGGCTCGCTCATCGGCGCCGCCCTCGGGGCGGTGGTGCTGGCGACGATCGACAACGGCCTGGTGCTGCTCGCCATTCCCGAGTTCTGGCGCATGTTCATCCAGGGCACGGCGATCGTCCTCGCCGTCACGGCGGACGTGCTGATCAACAGCCAGATCCGCCGCTCGCTCAAGGGCCAGCGCTTCGGAGGAAAGCTCGCATGA
- a CDS encoding ABC transporter permease — protein sequence MTPGRMLRALLPALSLSLVLIAIAWLNPRAISYFGFNLMLNLAIPIALATIAQMFVIASNELDLSIGTFVGFVGCVTATWLHDAPLLGIAVLLGGIAVYAALGALIHLRNLPSIVVTLGMSFVWSGLAILILPKPGGKAPDWLLAITGFKPPFVPLPIVAAVVIAAVVHFGLMRTSFGVVLRGSGGNPAALRRAGWSLLRIKVILFALTGLFGVLSGMMLIGITTSGDANIGNGYTLLSIAGVILGGGEFVGGRVSPIGAVIGALTLALAASPLLTFMHIPPDWQVAANGAILIIVLAARALISRKEG from the coding sequence ATGACGCCGGGGCGGATGTTGCGCGCCCTCCTGCCGGCCCTGTCGCTCTCCCTCGTGCTGATCGCGATCGCCTGGCTCAATCCGCGCGCCATCAGCTATTTCGGCTTCAACCTGATGCTGAACCTGGCGATCCCGATCGCCCTGGCGACGATTGCCCAGATGTTCGTCATCGCCAGCAACGAGCTCGATCTTTCCATCGGCACCTTCGTCGGCTTCGTCGGCTGCGTCACCGCGACCTGGCTGCACGACGCCCCGCTCCTCGGCATCGCCGTGCTCCTCGGCGGCATCGCGGTCTATGCGGCGCTCGGCGCGCTGATCCACCTGCGCAACCTGCCCTCGATCGTGGTGACGCTCGGCATGAGCTTCGTGTGGAGCGGCCTCGCCATCCTCATCCTGCCCAAGCCGGGCGGCAAGGCGCCGGACTGGCTCCTGGCGATCACCGGCTTCAAGCCGCCCTTCGTGCCGCTGCCGATCGTGGCGGCGGTGGTGATCGCGGCCGTGGTGCATTTCGGGCTGATGCGGACCTCCTTCGGCGTCGTCCTGCGCGGGTCGGGCGGCAATCCGGCCGCGCTGCGCCGCGCCGGCTGGTCGCTGCTCCGCATCAAGGTCATCCTGTTCGCGCTGACCGGCCTGTTCGGCGTCCTCTCGGGCATGATGCTGATCGGCATCACCACCTCGGGCGACGCCAATATCGGCAATGGCTACACGCTGCTGTCGATCGCCGGCGTCATCCTTGGCGGCGGCGAGTTCGTCGGCGGCCGGGTGTCGCCGATCGGCGCGGTCATCGGCGCGCTGACGCTCGCGCTCGCCGCCTCGCCGCTGCTGACCTTCATGCATATTCCGCCGGACTGGCAGGTCGCCGCCAACGGCGCCATCCTCATCATCGTGCTCGCGGCGCGGGCGCTGATCAGCCGCAAGGAAGGGTGA
- a CDS encoding sugar-binding transcriptional regulator has protein sequence MADDLARHARDEDDEGMPARAAWMHFVGGMTHAEVGKRLHVPGFKVQRLIAQATREGMVQVFVNSPIAGCARLEQALSNAFGLEECIVAPDIGEAALVPVSLAAAGAQYLLRILQSGAHRVIGLGHGRTLTDIVERLPRLHVPETSFVALLGGLTTSFSADPFDVIHRISDRTKAAGFFLPVPFFANSSADREVLLSQLGVVRVQALALEATLLLVGIGTTNPDGFLARNGSLQADDLVELKRLRARGEILTYFHDAQGRPIRTEISSRAVTLPYEDLAGRNIVAAAGGADKVDAIRSILRSGLLKGLITDEATAAALLGPAVPERQAAGMRTAQTRRAGQGRAAAAKPRRRGVAARPDGSPP, from the coding sequence GTGGCCGACGATCTCGCCCGTCATGCGCGTGACGAGGACGATGAGGGCATGCCGGCCCGCGCGGCCTGGATGCATTTCGTCGGCGGCATGACGCATGCCGAAGTCGGCAAGCGGCTGCATGTGCCCGGCTTCAAGGTGCAGCGGCTGATCGCCCAGGCGACGCGCGAGGGCATGGTGCAGGTCTTCGTCAACAGCCCGATCGCCGGCTGCGCCCGCCTGGAGCAGGCCCTGTCCAACGCGTTCGGGCTGGAGGAGTGCATCGTGGCGCCGGATATCGGCGAGGCGGCGCTCGTACCGGTCTCGCTCGCCGCCGCCGGTGCCCAATACCTGCTGCGCATCCTGCAGAGCGGCGCGCATCGGGTCATCGGCCTCGGCCACGGCCGCACCCTGACCGACATCGTCGAAAGGCTGCCGCGCCTGCATGTGCCCGAGACCAGCTTCGTCGCGCTGCTCGGCGGGCTGACGACCAGCTTCTCGGCCGACCCCTTCGACGTCATCCACCGGATCTCCGACCGCACCAAGGCGGCGGGCTTCTTCCTGCCCGTGCCGTTCTTCGCCAATTCCTCCGCGGATCGCGAAGTGCTGCTGTCGCAGCTCGGCGTCGTGCGCGTCCAGGCGCTGGCGCTGGAGGCGACATTGCTGCTCGTCGGTATCGGCACGACGAACCCCGACGGCTTCCTGGCCCGCAACGGATCGCTGCAGGCGGACGACCTCGTCGAGTTGAAGCGGCTGCGCGCCCGCGGCGAGATCCTCACTTATTTCCACGACGCGCAGGGCCGGCCGATCCGCACCGAGATCTCGTCCCGCGCCGTCACCCTGCCTTACGAAGACCTCGCCGGCCGCAACATCGTGGCGGCCGCCGGCGGCGCCGACAAGGTCGATGCCATCCGCTCCATCCTGCGCAGCGGGCTCCTGAAGGGCCTCATCACCGACGAGGCGACCGCGGCGGCGCTCCTCGGTCCTGCCGTTCCGGAGCGGCAGGCCGCCGGCATGCGCACCGCGCAGACGAGGCGGGCGGGCCAGGGCCGCGCCGCCGCCGCAAAGCCCCGCCGGCGAGGCGTGGCGGCCCGTCCGGACGGGAGCCCGCCATGA
- a CDS encoding sugar ABC transporter ATP-binding protein: protein MPSEAASIIVRLDDAGKYFGAVRALDGVDFAVSKGECVGLVGHNGAGKSTLMQVVAGTLAPNRGRIAVGGAVEENYSVVRAQKLGIRCVFQELSLCPNLSVAENTRINHPSLRGFGWRRRAARLIVDKLDEIFPGHDIAASDVVRDLSIGRRQMVEIARAFTVTTDPLDLVILDEPTSSLDARTAGQLLAFVRRFVAGGRSCILISHLLGEILENASRIVVMRDGKVVVADTAAAFDRDRLVTTMGGAAAETREKAAAQTAARQESRPLRVRARPARQTNQTELVAREGEIIGLAGLSGHGQTDLLIAIYSAAERRMAGVEVTEPVALVAGDRQSDGVFPQWSIAANIGIRSLSRLRQGLLISAQREAELAKFWQDRIKIRTPDMNNNILSLSGGNQQKALFARALGSDARIILMDDPMRGVDIGTKLEVYDLIREEARNGRTFLWYTTETDELDNCDHVYVFHNGRIVADLSRSELTEERIIQSSFSEAV from the coding sequence GTGCCATCCGAGGCCGCTTCGATCATCGTCAGGCTGGACGATGCCGGCAAATATTTCGGTGCCGTCCGTGCGCTCGACGGCGTCGACTTCGCCGTTTCCAAGGGGGAATGCGTCGGCCTCGTCGGCCATAACGGGGCGGGCAAGTCGACGCTCATGCAGGTGGTGGCCGGCACGCTGGCCCCCAATCGCGGCCGCATCGCGGTCGGCGGCGCCGTCGAGGAGAACTATTCCGTCGTCCGCGCCCAGAAGCTCGGCATACGCTGCGTGTTCCAGGAGCTTTCGCTCTGCCCGAATCTCAGCGTCGCCGAGAACACCCGCATCAACCATCCCTCGCTGCGCGGGTTCGGATGGCGCCGCCGGGCGGCGCGCCTGATCGTCGACAAGCTCGACGAGATCTTTCCCGGCCACGACATCGCCGCCTCGGACGTCGTGCGCGACCTGTCGATCGGGCGCCGGCAGATGGTGGAGATCGCCCGCGCCTTCACCGTCACCACCGATCCTCTCGACCTCGTCATCCTCGACGAGCCGACATCCTCGCTCGACGCCCGCACCGCCGGGCAGTTGCTCGCCTTCGTCCGCCGCTTCGTCGCCGGCGGCCGCAGCTGCATCCTCATCTCGCATTTGCTCGGGGAGATCCTCGAAAACGCCAGCCGCATCGTGGTGATGCGCGACGGCAAGGTCGTCGTAGCCGACACCGCCGCTGCCTTCGACCGCGACCGGCTGGTGACGACGATGGGCGGCGCCGCGGCCGAGACCCGCGAGAAGGCCGCCGCGCAGACGGCGGCGCGGCAGGAAAGCCGGCCCCTGCGCGTGCGTGCCCGCCCGGCGCGCCAGACCAACCAGACCGAGCTGGTGGCGCGCGAAGGCGAGATCATCGGCCTGGCTGGCCTGTCGGGACATGGCCAGACCGACCTGCTCATCGCCATCTACAGCGCGGCCGAACGCCGCATGGCGGGCGTCGAGGTGACGGAGCCGGTGGCCCTCGTCGCCGGCGACCGCCAGTCGGACGGCGTGTTCCCGCAATGGTCGATCGCCGCCAATATCGGCATCCGCTCGCTGTCCCGGCTGCGCCAGGGCCTGCTGATCTCCGCGCAGCGCGAAGCCGAGCTGGCGAAGTTCTGGCAGGACAGGATCAAGATCCGCACCCCCGACATGAACAACAACATCCTCTCGCTCTCCGGCGGCAACCAGCAGAAGGCGCTGTTCGCCCGCGCCCTCGGCTCCGACGCCCGCATCATCCTGATGGACGACCCGATGCGCGGCGTCGACATCGGCACCAAGCTCGAGGTCTACGATCTCATCCGCGAGGAGGCGCGCAACGGCCGCACCTTCCTCTGGTACACCACCGAAACCGACGAGCTCGACAATTGCGACCACGTCTATGTCTTCCACAACGGCCGGATCGTCGCCGATCTCAGCCGTTCCGAGCTGACGGAAGAGCGCATCATCCAATCCTCCTTCAGCGAGGCGGTGTGA
- a CDS encoding ABC transporter permease: MKARLPVSSWEVTLVVAIVAAGCWSATLSPYYLSLDQILDSTRQFIIPGLLAIGLAIVVITGEIDISVASTLAVGAVLLSKFSAFGVPVWLAVPPVLVVCALLGTLNGLLVAGLGLPSLAVTLGTMGAFRGLAFIIGSEVGYTDFDDSYLYTGSDYVWGIVPVALLLFVAVALAIGFLLHRTVFGRRCFAVGNNKDAAWIAGIDVTRLKTIAYMLAGVLAGLAALVWIGQYGSARGDNADGLILFVVTAVVLAGVDINGGKGTVLGIVLALLLLGTLRNGMGLANIAGPTQTLVFGALLVAGVLRPLALRVLAEARNFVRPASSGAGKAGS; the protein is encoded by the coding sequence ATGAAGGCCCGGCTGCCCGTCTCCTCCTGGGAAGTGACGCTCGTCGTCGCCATCGTCGCGGCCGGTTGCTGGTCGGCGACGCTGTCGCCCTATTACCTCAGCCTCGACCAGATCCTCGATTCGACGCGCCAGTTCATCATTCCCGGCCTGCTCGCCATCGGCCTCGCCATCGTGGTGATCACCGGGGAGATCGACATCTCCGTCGCCTCGACCCTGGCGGTCGGCGCCGTGCTCCTCTCCAAGTTCTCCGCTTTCGGCGTGCCGGTCTGGCTCGCCGTGCCGCCGGTGCTGGTCGTCTGCGCCCTGCTCGGCACGTTGAACGGCCTGCTGGTCGCCGGGCTCGGCCTGCCCTCGCTCGCCGTGACCCTGGGGACGATGGGGGCGTTCCGCGGCCTCGCCTTCATCATCGGGTCCGAGGTCGGCTACACCGATTTCGACGATTCCTATCTCTATACGGGTTCGGACTATGTCTGGGGCATCGTGCCGGTCGCCCTGCTGCTGTTCGTCGCGGTCGCGCTCGCCATCGGCTTCCTCCTGCACCGCACCGTGTTCGGGCGGCGCTGCTTCGCCGTCGGCAACAACAAGGATGCCGCCTGGATCGCCGGCATCGACGTCACCCGCCTGAAGACGATCGCCTATATGCTGGCGGGTGTCCTCGCCGGCCTGGCGGCGCTGGTATGGATCGGCCAATACGGCTCGGCGCGCGGCGACAATGCCGACGGCCTCATCCTGTTCGTCGTTACCGCCGTCGTGCTCGCCGGCGTCGACATCAATGGCGGCAAGGGCACGGTGCTCGGCATCGTGCTGGCGCTGCTCCTGCTCGGCACGCTGCGCAACGGCATGGGCCTCGCCAACATCGCCGGGCCGACGCAGACGCTCGTCTTCGGCGCCCTGTTGGTCGCCGGCGTGCTGCGCCCGCTCGCCCTGCGCGTCCTGGCGGAAGCGCGAAATTTCGTTCGTCCCGCATCGTCGGGCGCCGGAAAGGCCGGCTCCTGA
- a CDS encoding ABC transporter permease — translation MPSLRILLAKPWLWSFVGALVVWLATIAFTGGYGAGGMLTSALALAEFTVIVGVGQMFVITLGPGNVDLSLPANIGLASAVAMKVMDGNDSMVVAGLLAALACGIAIGAANYLLIWALRIPPIIATLSASFIIQSIDISYGRGLQIKPPPGFAEFTNLQFFGIPVLAVLVMLFTVGAAILLQRMIYGRSVLAIGQNIRAAWLAGVKVGRIRFLTYALSGALGGLDGALLAGYFRGANVDIGNEYLLSSLAVVVIGGTSVAGGKANVPGVWGAALFLVLLLTMLNTFGVSAGVRLLLTGLIIVGVITAAGGEKALR, via the coding sequence ATGCCGTCCCTGAGGATACTGCTCGCCAAGCCCTGGCTGTGGTCCTTCGTCGGCGCCCTCGTGGTGTGGCTGGCGACGATCGCCTTCACCGGCGGCTACGGCGCCGGCGGCATGCTCACCTCGGCGCTCGCCTTGGCGGAATTCACCGTCATCGTCGGCGTCGGCCAGATGTTCGTGATCACGCTCGGCCCCGGCAATGTCGACCTGTCGCTGCCCGCCAATATCGGCCTCGCCAGCGCCGTCGCCATGAAGGTGATGGACGGCAATGATTCGATGGTGGTGGCGGGCCTCCTCGCCGCGCTCGCCTGCGGCATCGCCATCGGCGCGGCGAACTACCTGCTGATCTGGGCGCTGCGCATCCCGCCGATCATCGCCACGCTGTCGGCGAGCTTCATCATCCAGTCCATCGACATCAGCTATGGCCGCGGCCTGCAGATCAAGCCGCCGCCGGGCTTCGCCGAGTTCACCAACCTGCAATTCTTCGGCATCCCGGTCCTCGCCGTGCTGGTGATGCTCTTCACCGTCGGCGCCGCCATCCTGCTCCAGCGCATGATCTATGGGCGATCGGTGCTCGCCATCGGGCAGAACATCCGCGCCGCCTGGCTGGCGGGGGTCAAGGTCGGGCGCATCCGCTTCCTCACCTACGCGCTGTCGGGAGCCCTGGGCGGCCTCGACGGCGCTCTGCTGGCCGGCTATTTCCGCGGCGCCAATGTCGATATCGGCAATGAATATCTGCTGTCGTCGCTGGCGGTGGTCGTGATCGGCGGCACCTCGGTCGCCGGCGGCAAGGCCAATGTGCCCGGCGTCTGGGGCGCGGCGCTGTTCCTGGTGCTGCTCCTGACCATGCTCAACACCTTCGGCGTCAGCGCCGGCGTGCGCCTGCTGCTGACCGGCCTCATTATCGTCGGCGTGATCACCGCCGCCGGCGGGGAGAAGGCATTGCGCTGA
- a CDS encoding autoinducer 2 ABC transporter substrate-binding protein, with product MTSRRTALAVLASALAMGAALAPTAQAKDSGFKLMMTPKWTGFPYFEAAAKGGKAAADELGDTFVYAGADHADVSLQVETLTNFVTQHADGIILAAIDLNAVAPVLKQARKKGITVTTFDADAAVPARDMFVNQLSYEQAARVMLDCALLDAPEGGEIAFVAASPTSPNHMAHIKIMTELTKTDPKYKVFKVVDTQFAGDDDAKSFDVATNLMQAHPNLKVIISSSAVSAPAAARAIVSGGHQGKVFATGFALPAAIKSYLDDGSEKAFALWNPYELGYVATYATHLKLAGKLDIKPGATFQAGKAGSYTVGKDGEIVYGKPLIFTKENVDKAGF from the coding sequence ATGACATCGAGAAGGACTGCACTGGCCGTGCTGGCTTCGGCTCTCGCCATGGGCGCGGCGCTCGCCCCGACCGCTCAAGCCAAGGATTCCGGCTTCAAGCTGATGATGACGCCGAAATGGACGGGCTTCCCCTATTTCGAAGCCGCCGCGAAGGGCGGCAAGGCCGCGGCCGACGAACTCGGCGACACCTTCGTCTATGCGGGCGCCGACCATGCCGACGTCTCGCTGCAGGTCGAGACCCTCACCAACTTCGTCACCCAGCATGCCGACGGCATCATCCTGGCCGCCATCGACCTCAATGCGGTGGCGCCCGTCCTCAAGCAGGCGCGCAAGAAGGGCATCACCGTCACCACCTTCGATGCCGATGCCGCGGTGCCGGCGCGCGACATGTTCGTCAACCAGCTCTCCTACGAGCAGGCGGCGCGCGTCATGCTCGACTGCGCCCTGCTCGACGCGCCGGAGGGCGGTGAGATCGCCTTCGTCGCGGCGTCGCCGACCTCTCCCAACCACATGGCGCATATCAAGATCATGACGGAGCTGACGAAGACCGATCCGAAATACAAGGTCTTCAAGGTCGTCGACACCCAGTTCGCGGGCGATGACGACGCCAAGAGCTTCGATGTCGCCACCAACCTGATGCAGGCCCACCCCAACCTCAAGGTGATCATCTCCTCCTCCGCCGTCAGCGCGCCGGCGGCGGCCCGCGCCATCGTCTCCGGCGGACATCAGGGCAAGGTCTTCGCCACCGGCTTCGCCCTGCCGGCGGCGATCAAGAGCTATCTCGACGACGGCTCGGAGAAGGCCTTCGCGCTCTGGAATCCCTATGAGCTCGGCTATGTCGCCACCTATGCGACCCACCTCAAGCTCGCCGGCAAGCTCGACATCAAGCCGGGCGCGACCTTCCAGGCCGGCAAGGCGGGCAGCTACACCGTCGGCAAGGACGGCGAGATCGTCTACGGCAAGCCTTTGATCTTTACCAAGGAGAATGTCGACAAGGCCGGCTTCTGA
- a CDS encoding MgtC/SapB family protein, translating to MLANTELFIRLLLAAALGSVIGFERERLLWAAGLRTHMLVCVGSSLIMIVSAFGFSDIVNNPHVVLDPSRIAAQVVSGIGFLGAGTILLRGEVVKGLTTAASLWSVAAIGLAVGGGLYTAALSTTVIILVILAGIKPLEERFRAQMAVRTIRLSAEHDKVTLDVVHEAAGLRASRVKQFVLRQRLEDGSDEVLVSFIRLSPQSVEDIAGRLRTIVGVRTVEVIG from the coding sequence ATGCTCGCCAACACCGAACTTTTCATCCGGCTTCTGTTGGCCGCCGCCCTCGGCAGCGTCATCGGCTTCGAGCGCGAGAGGCTGCTCTGGGCCGCAGGACTGCGCACGCATATGCTGGTCTGCGTCGGCTCCTCGCTCATCATGATCGTCTCGGCCTTCGGCTTTTCCGACATCGTCAACAATCCGCATGTCGTCCTCGACCCCTCGCGCATCGCCGCGCAGGTGGTGTCGGGCATCGGCTTCCTCGGCGCCGGCACGATCCTGCTGCGCGGCGAGGTGGTCAAGGGCCTGACGACGGCCGCGAGCCTGTGGAGCGTGGCGGCCATCGGCCTCGCCGTCGGCGGCGGCCTCTATACCGCGGCGCTGTCGACCACCGTCATCATCCTGGTCATCCTGGCCGGCATCAAGCCGCTGGAGGAGCGCTTCCGCGCGCAGATGGCGGTGCGCACCATCCGGCTGAGCGCCGAGCACGACAAGGTCACGCTCGACGTCGTGCACGAGGCGGCGGGGCTGCGGGCCTCCAGGGTCAAGCAGTTCGTGCTGCGCCAGCGGCTCGAGGACGGCAGCGACGAGGTGCTCGTCTCCTTCATCCGCCTGTCGCCCCAGTCGGTCGAGGACATCGCCGGCCGGCTGCGGACGATCGTCGGCGTGCGGACGGTCGAGGTGATCGGATGA
- a CDS encoding ABC transporter substrate-binding protein, whose protein sequence is MKRILVLGALATLLASGTALADTSGKKIAFSNNYAGNSWRQAMLKSYDAVTKKAVEDKIVAAADVFTTADKEVPTQAAQIQNLILQGYDAIVINAASPDALNGAIKQACDAGIVVVSFDGVVNEPCAYRVVVDYKDMGKQEIEHMAKFQPKGGNLLEIRGLAGTSIDDTIHAGILEGVAAHPEFKIVSSVTGDWDQTTAQKAVATVLPSLPTIVGVVDQGGDGYGAAQAFAAAGKSRPTIIMGNRQDELQWWKEQKDKDGYTTWSASIAPGVSTLAFWVAQQILDGRKDLPHDLVVPYLAFTQDDFEAALPTIAKGGVASHEYTQADAIAAIKANMK, encoded by the coding sequence ATGAAGAGAATACTTGTCCTGGGCGCCCTTGCCACGCTTCTGGCCTCGGGAACCGCTCTTGCCGACACGAGCGGCAAGAAGATCGCCTTCTCCAACAATTACGCCGGCAATTCCTGGCGCCAGGCGATGCTCAAGAGCTATGACGCCGTCACCAAGAAGGCGGTCGAAGACAAGATCGTCGCGGCGGCCGACGTGTTCACCACCGCCGACAAGGAAGTGCCGACCCAGGCGGCCCAGATCCAGAACCTGATCCTGCAGGGCTATGACGCCATCGTCATCAACGCCGCCTCGCCCGATGCGCTGAACGGCGCCATCAAGCAGGCCTGCGATGCCGGCATCGTCGTGGTTTCCTTCGACGGCGTCGTCAACGAGCCCTGCGCCTACCGCGTGGTCGTCGACTACAAGGACATGGGCAAGCAGGAAATCGAGCACATGGCCAAGTTCCAGCCCAAGGGCGGGAACCTCCTGGAAATCCGCGGCCTCGCCGGTACCTCGATCGACGACACCATCCATGCCGGCATCCTGGAAGGCGTCGCGGCCCATCCCGAGTTCAAGATCGTGAGCTCGGTCACCGGCGACTGGGACCAGACCACCGCCCAGAAGGCGGTGGCGACGGTGCTGCCCTCGCTCCCGACCATCGTCGGCGTGGTCGACCAGGGCGGCGACGGCTATGGCGCGGCGCAGGCCTTCGCCGCGGCCGGCAAGTCGCGCCCGACCATCATCATGGGCAACCGTCAGGACGAACTGCAATGGTGGAAGGAGCAGAAGGACAAGGACGGCTACACCACCTGGTCGGCCTCGATCGCCCCGGGCGTGTCGACGCTCGCCTTCTGGGTCGCCCAGCAGATCCTCGACGGCCGCAAGGACCTGCCGCATGACCTGGTGGTGCCGTATCTCGCCTTCACCCAGGACGACTTCGAGGCGGCCCTGCCGACCATCGCCAAGGGCGGCGTCGCCAGCCACGAATACACCCAGGCCGACGCGATCGCCGCGATCAAGGCCAACATGAAGTGA